Part of the Halorussus salinus genome is shown below.
GGTTGTAATTCGTCTCACTCTCAAACGGATGCTTGATAATCGGGCTATTGTTGAACGCGTGTGACCCCCATTCGATCCCATTCTCCTCGATCAGAGTACTCCGAGAGAGCGAGGCGAATAGTGCCCCGACACCTCGTCCGAGGACTTGCGTGCTGAATCGATCATGGAAGTCGAGGGGGTTGCGGCCGTCCGGTGCAAGTGCTTGCAACGCCTGCTCCTGTCTCCCGACCGCGGTTTCGAGGCCGATATCCGCGGGTTCCCGCCAGAACGTATCTTTCAGTTCATCAGCCTGCCGTGACAGTTCCTCCTCGTCCTCGCCTCGTGCGGCCACCCAGAGCGAGATTTCCGCTGGACGTTCACCACTACTGATAGCGTCACGATAGGCGCGAAGCTTCCCGATCTCCTCGGAGGTCTCCTTCGTCGCCTCCTCGTCCTCGTCACTATCGAACACGCCACTCTGAACGGCTTCCAACCCTTCTTTCCGCATCTTCGCGTCACCCTTCGCCTCACGACGGTCTTTCGGCCGGACTTGAAGCGTCAGATCGAACTTGAGGTCGGGATTCTGGAAGACGTTCTGAAGCGCCCCCGGAGCGATAACATCACTGAAATCGTTTGGTTCGGCGAAAAATACGCGCCTGTAGGTGTCGCCAGTTCGGACCGACCGGTATGACTCGTCGATGTCGATAGGCGCGACTGCCTGCTGATGGAGACGGTCAACCTCGTCGCCCGGATCATCGGGCGCGGGCAAGCCGCCTTCCGGAGCTGTCTCTATAGTCTCGTCTTCGAACTGACTGACCTGCCGTGGCACACCCTCAGTCGCTGCTATCGAACCAGTAGCCGATTGGCTGGCGGTGGTCTTCGACTGAGAGGGGTCGGCTACTCCTTCATCGGTAGACTCCGCTGTGTCTCCGGACGTGGAGTCGTTGGACCGACTGTAGAGGTAGACCGCGAAAATGCTCGTCGCCACGAGGAGGTAGAAGCCGAGACCACTAAGCGGGACTGGGCATGTCGCGGACTTGCAGACCGACTGAGTCTGGGGAAGCCACCCGAACAGTCGAGTCCACACATCTGCTGGAAGTGATATAACAAGGGCAAGCCTAAGCATCGGAGTCCTCCATGCGGATACCGTCGCTCGCCGGTTCGTTGCGAGGCTGGACTGCATCGTTCGCGGCATCGACCTCACTCGGCCGCCAGAACCCACGCTGTAGGCCGAACGCTTCCGCGGTCGAGAGTTGGGCAAAGTCGTACTCTTCGAGTTCCCGGTTGAGACTGAGAACCTGTTCGAGGCGGCGATTCAGCTTGCGAAGCATCTCTGACCGCCGCTGGTTGTCCGAGAGATCTCCTTGTCCCGCGACGTAGTACTGGATGACCTCGAACACGACACCGATTTTGTTGATACGGGCGAGCTTTTCGAGAGCGGTCTGGTCGGTCGCTGACGAGGTGGTGACTTCGGTCTCCTCCAGTGGAACGATGAGATAGAAATGCGAGATCTGTGTTCCGGCGGCCTCGAACTGCGTTGGGCGTTCGGATAGTCGCTCCTCGAGCAACGCTCGCAGGTGGGGGTTCCCAAGGACATCGGAGTCGTCAAGTCGGTCGTCTAAATGTTGGAGATGTTGCTCGATTGGGAACGGTTGGTTGGTAACGTGGATGTCGTAGTCGAAGTCGATGCGGTTGTTGAACCATGTCGCGATGGAAACCATCGTCTGGTACCAGTCGTCGAACTCGGCGAAATCACGGTGGGGAGGGTCAAGTTCGACGAACGCGACGAGTGAGCCGTCTTCTAGCTCAAGAACGTGGTCGCGGGGATAGAACCGCGCTACACCAGTTAAATCTTGAGTTGACTCTGTAGTGTCGAACGCGCTGTGGTCGGCGTCGACCGCGGCTTCCTCGATGCTGTCGTAGTGGGTCGGGGATTTGGCGTAGTGAAGGAGTGTTTTCGTCCACTGGACTGCGGTCAAGTAGCTCGGAGCGGCGACGACATAGAGGCTTCCGAGGCCTAGAGAGGCAATTGGGAGGCTAAGACCGAGGTAGCCCATATCGAGGAAGAGCCAGCAAAGTAAGCCGATGCCTCCGGGCAGGAGGACCGTGTAGAAGTCGTGAGTGTTGATTTCGATAATTGGGACGACAGATGGCTGGCGGAACGTTGGGACTGTAACCTGTCCTAATTCTTCTCGGGTGGACATAATTGAATCTCTTCTCGATTATTCATCTATACTCCTAGTCTATGTAATTTAATTAGGTAAAATTAACTATCTACCCTATCATCGTAGCAACCGCCATGGCGGCCACGTCTCAGCCCCCGGCACCCGATTCAAAAAATACAACACGAGCAACAACGGCACGACGAGAGCAAGAATAGTACTGAGAACTCGTCCCAAGCCAACAGCGCCGAAGATTCCGGACCGAGGAAGAACGCGCGCTCGATCAGACAGATAAGCCACGTCCTCGGCCCACCACGACGCAGGCTCATATTTCGCAGTCACCAGTCCTGAGTTCTGTACCGTCACAATCGCCTCACCGGACTTGTTCGTCTCAATTTGAGCTCCCCGAAGACGTACGAATCCACCTCGGCCGGTCGTGTTGATCGGGTCGCCAGTCCGGTTCTCTCGGAGCGTCACACGAACATTCGCATACGTCGAATTCCAATCGGTCACTGAGAGAGTGAGATTTGCCTTCCGGACTTCAACCGGGCCCCCCGACTGTGTAATATCAGCCTCGACTCCTTGGACTACGCCCGTTGCAGATGCGGATTGACTGAGATTCGAGTATCGTACAGCGATAGTCCTCGTCGAATTATACGGCTTACTCGTCACCGGTACGGACACGTTCTCGGGAAGTGACGAAGCAGGACTCGAATATCGAGAACTGTCAAATGCCGATACCTCGTAGAGATTCGTCCCACGGCTGGTAGTCGTCGTCAGACCGAACCGACTCGGGAACGCCCGTACTTGAGCTGGTAGCGTCGGCGACGCACGCCACGAAGTCTCGTTCCGCGTCGAGGTACCTAGTCGGTCCCAGTCGGAATCACGCATCGAGAAGAACCGCCACTGAGTATGAATTGAAGCCCGTGAACCGAACTCGATACCGTTCCACCGGTCTGACGACTGAATAATCACGCCGCGGTCGCCATCCGGAAATTCGGCGGTTCGCAGGGCCGTCCGTAACTGGTAGACGGTTGCAGACACTTGGTCCGAGACTATCACACTGTCCGTAACCGAAGTCGATTCCGACGACCACCACGTCTCCGTGACCGTTTCACAAACCGTCTTAATACCATCACCCGTATCGATTTTCCGGCATTCCTCCTCGGATTCCGTATGCTTCGTGAGAACGGTCTTGTTCACTACAACTTCGACTTCGGCAACGAGTGAGATCGGCGTCCCCGAGGTAGTTTGGGTCCGGGCTGAATACGACATATTCACTGCATGTCCCGGATCATTAGCCGTTCCAATACGAGGTCCTGACCGCTGACAACCGCCCGCTTGCCGAGGAGCGCTCGGACCTTGAACAACGCAGGCTGACTTGATCTCGTGGTGGCGGAGCGTCCAAAGGACCTTCCTGCCGTCCGAGCCGTCCGTATCGTCCGCGGGCATCTGCACGCGATAATCGACGAGACCACGCACTCGTCCGTCAGGTGCGATGTAGTGGACCGTCTGATTTGGAGTCTGATAGAGCCGGGTCGATGGCTGAATCCGGTAGAGCGTCGCGTGAGCGTCCTGTATCCATCCCCGAGAACTCTGGCGGAGGGTAGCGTCTTCCGGATGCACTGACCGGGTACGGGTCGTCGAGAAGTTCCGAGCGTACGCAGCCCAGTCCCGCCGGTTCCACTGGCTCGGAAGCTCGGGTGGGGACGTCCAAATATAGTCAGTCCCGTTTAGGAGAGCCTCCATCGCAGTCCGGTTTTCCCCTGTCAGATTTCGATACTGAGATTGGTTGATGTACTCGTCGTCGTCCATCGCCCAGAGCTTTGCAGTCTCGTTCGGTGAAATTCCGTGGCCTCCTCCATTGGAAGGTTGGTCTGCAGTGACGATGTGACCGCTCGCGAGTAAGGTGGCAGCGATGGCGATTAGGACTACAAGCTGGCGCGAAGTGTCCGTATCTATGTTGATAGTAGGGGTTTGTCTCATCGTACGAAAATCCGGAAATTGGGTTGCTAAACAGGACAGCTATTGACCCCCAGCAATTCCACCCGAATTACCACGGGATGAAATTGATACACTTTGCAAGCGGGAAGCCTGCCTGCTTGGCGTACGTTACACCAATAGGTAGACCGATACAGATACTCGCGGCCGAAATCAGGGCTTCCCCGCGCCACTGCTTGAATTTCTTCTTGCGTTTCTTTCCGATGGGGAGTGAGCTGATGACGCGATCACCCAGAATAGCGATGACAGCGATTGGTGAGAAGCCGACGACCAACCCCCGAATCATGAGGTTGACCGAGTTCTTGAAAATGCCAACCTTACAGAGGAACGACTTGTCGTTTCCTGCTGCTGCTGGACCGACGAAGAGAAAGAGGAACACAAGTAGCTTCCCGTACAGTTTGAGGCTTTTCACCAGTGGTCGGCTTGTACTCCGTGTCATTTCCGATGTGGATGAAGTTTCTGTCATGTTTTGGATTCTTGCTGGGTGTTTGGTTCGTTCGGCTTGTCATGTTGGCCAGATCGAGGACTGAACTGGCAGAATTCTGTAAGGCTGTGGGCGCGGTCGAGGATCTCGTCGACCGTTACTTGGTCGCTCTCCTCGATGGCTTCGTAGTGTTGCTTGACTTCCCGCGGAGAGTAGCCGCTCCGTCGGATTTCGCGGTCGATGGCATCGCGGAGAAGACCTGCACCATTGACGCGGTCGGTCAGTCGCAGAAATACGTCTTGGTACGGGTCGACGCCGTTCGTTCGTGTTACTTTACCCATAATGCTTCTCCTGTTGAACAATGTGGTTTGACATTGGTATTCAGCAGTCTACCCAACTCCAAATAGTCTTATTTACGACAAATACTTTTATTAGGGAATTTTATTAACTAGAATTAGTAGACTCGCGGGAGAGGCGTCACTCAACGAGTTCGGGAAGACGATTCGGCTGGCGATCACTGATGAACTCTCGAATCTCGTCCATCATCGCCAACATCGGACACCGACCGTCCGGATTCGAACTACACATCGGACACGGACCCGGTGCAGTGACGTAGCTCGCGTAGACGCCGTATATCTCAATCAGAAGGTCTACCGCGACATCCACATCGTCTCGACCATCACGAACGGGTCTGGACACTCCCAACTCCGACCGCTCTATCCCATCTTCCGTAGAACGAACTTCGGTTTCTTCGGAGTATTGCATTGTTACGATACTTAACTCGAAGTGGTGTTGGTTCTGGCCACCTGTTCGAAAGTGCTGTACTGGTAGGTCAACCCACTTCCCTCGACGAATGCGTAGACCTGCGAGGAGTCGGCTGTCTTCACGCGAATTATGTTTTCGCCTTCGGTGAACCACTCTGCCGGTAACTCCGTGGTCACATTTCCGTACAGCTGGCCGTCAACGAGTTTCGACATGGGTATTCTTTTGGAATACCGTTCGTCGTTCGCATTCCTGACGACGATTTTCGGTTCGTAGGTCTGGGACCGCTCGCCGTCATAGCTCACCGAAGCAGCAGCCTTGGTCGTGACTCCATCGACAGGTTCTGTGAGTATTTCCAACTCGTTTGCTCCAAGCGACAACTCCGAAATATTGAGACCTGACGGAGCCGAGAGTCCAGTGTTCTCTTGCGAGGTCTCGAACTCGTCTGGGTAGGTGTACGCCTGCCCATTGATTTGGACCGTCGCTTCTTCGGGGACGGCTCGAGCCTCGTACGTGAACGTGTAGTTCACAGGCCCGCTTTCAGTCTTCAATTCGAGAGATTCTATTCCAGCTTTCGAGACTTCATGAGCCGGAATATCACACGTTTTTGTCTCCTTGAGAACCCCGTTGAACGAACAGATTTTGTTCCCTCCAAGTTTGACTATGGGACTACGGGTTCCCGTGCGCTCAGTCCGACTGAGACTGTATTTGACAGCACTCCCACCAGATGTCGAAACCGAAATCGTGTTCTGACCGGACTCTAAGGGAAGCGAAATCGATTCTGTTTCTCCTGCCGAGAGCGACGATGTTCGTTTTGTCTCACCGTTTACCGAGACCGTTACACGGCCCGTATCAGCTTTCGTCACCACTCCTTCATCAGAACTATACACGTTGGCGTATCCAGCGTCTCTCGCTTTCGTTTCGACGTCGATTGACTCACCTTGTTCCAAGTACACTCGTTTAGTGATTGTCCCTTCTCGGGATTCCTCCTCTCCAGCCATCGTATACACGTCTTTACTGACTACAGTCTCACCTGCTATGCTGATGTCTATTGAAGCGTACCCCCCAATATCGTCCCCCCACGTTCCCATGGTATACGCTCGAATGAACCACGGGATATTGAGGTGATAATACCCGTCTTCCGGCGCTTTGAACAGCGTCTTTTCCGTTGTTTGATATCCGCCTTCCCACACGTCTCCACTTGAGCCAGGCCCCGGTGTTTTGTAAGCAGTTTCTACACTATTTCGCCCTGTTAACGTCATTTCTACATCAGTCGGGGAAAGATTCCCATCGATAGTCACGGACTTCTTTGACGAAGTACTCCCCTGATAGGTTCCGACCCTACTGTCGGTGAATTCCACATAGTTATTTCCAAATCCGTCGGCAGAAAACACTAGCTCGTCTCCTTTCTCAACGGTGACAGTAGCTTCAAGTGTACCCCCTCGTCTGTTCCCCCAGCGTTGCTTGTACCCGCCAATGTTGTTTTTATTTATACTTTCGACGGTACTGCACCCGCCATTCTTCTTGCATACTTCCAATGCGACAGAACCACTGAAGGACCGTGAATAGTATGGATTATACATTTTCCAATCTGCCGCTATTTTGTACGTCCCACTTCTAGGCACGGTGATTTTACCTTCATCGTGTTCATTTTCCCAACCATGTGTACGGGGCAGATTGTAGAGATTGAGTTCTGTGGGTATAGTACTCGTTTTGAATTTCCCGTTGTCAGTTACCTCCGTTCTTGATAGAGTCGAAGCCAGGTCTATCTCAAGGTTCCGTGGCTGGAGATTCCCTCGAACGCCGAGATTCGGGGAATTTCCACGGTAGGTGCCAGACTGCGAGACGTTTTCAGATGTTGGGACTCCCCACAACCGCACCCGTTGATTTGTCGGGCGCTGAGTCCCGTCAATCGAAAACCGAGTACTATTCTCGGTGCCTCGAATCGTAGTGATCTGTCTACTCAAGGTATTCACTCCTCTCAATCTCACAGTCAGATTATCTGCGTTCCGCGGTTGCTCGAATTGTATCGTTGAACGAATATCCGTTCCTTGACCCTCTACTCGAATCGGCTGTTTCGAGGGAACGACCAGTTCCAGTTCGTTGTCAGTGATTGTTCCATCTTGAGTTTCGAAGTAGATAGCGTTCGGATTGCCAAGTATGGCTACCGACCCGTTCTCGAACATCCGGAACCGAACGTCGTCTGAAACTGCCAGTTTTCTGTCGTTCGGAGGTTCGACGTAGATTCTGTGTTTACCAGCGGAAATATTCCTAAACTCGTATGCTCCCGAGGAGTTAGTGGTGATCGTCCGAGAGGACGAGGAGAGATGGACTGTCGCTCCACTAAGCGCGGTGTCGTTCGAGTCGTAAACAGTGCCCCGGAGAAGATGCAGTTCATTCTGGGTAGAGCCGGTTCGATTGGTAACGTCATTTGACTCAGTTCGGTCGTCTGTTTCATCTAGATCCGGATGTTCGATTCCATCCCAGTGGTACTCGTCTGGTTCCGAATCACTTCCATCTGGGTCCCAGTCCTCTAAGTCGGATTGAACCTCCTCGACCGGAATGGGGTCGACGCTCGGGAGACTGCCGGGGAATTGGTCGTCGTACGACTCCCAGATGATAATCGCGCCTTCTGCGTGAGATTTGTTCTCGTAGAAGAAGGGGTCGTCGCCATACGTCGCGTTCGGATAGAGATAGACGACACTCCCGTTGATTTTGCCACCAACCACATAGCTTCCGTTATGCTCGAAGACGGACCAGTTAGTCGACCACCTGCTCTCAAGTTCGCTTCCGGAAGGAGCCTCTGGTTCTGGATACCGCGTTTGGTTCTGGTCGTGTTTCGAACTCCACGCGAGAACTGAGTTCCGAACGTTTGGCCGTAGATCGTAGAAATACGGCACCTGAGTAACATTTCCGTTCGGTTCCAAGTAGACTATTTCTCCATCAATTTTACCGGTTACGACGAATTGACTGTTGTACTCGTAGATCGTCCAGTTTCTCGTCTCGTTATAAATATTAAGTGTGGGGTCAGAAACCTCCGTGAGATTCGCGTATGCTGCCGCGGTGCCTGACGAACTATTCCCGAATGGTATAGTGAGAAGACCGGAGAACGCGAGGAGGCCTGCGATAGTCACTAATCCGATGAACGCTGCCATCAGAAGTGTAGAGCGGTCGGGCTCAAGAGAGACATCGAAATCGAAGCGGAACGACCTGCGGGCCGTAGTAACGGCCCCTGAGAGTAGTTCGAGTAGCCCGGAATCGTCGCTGGTAGCCGATTCGAGCTGGCGGCGAATTTTATTGGGTGGCACCTGCTCGGTGGAACAACCGCCATTTGGACACCGACTCGCGTAAATGAGTTCATGCTCGTGGTCATCGTACTGGCTGGCAAGTCGGGATAGCGGTGCGAGTGGGCCTTGGCAATTCGGACAGCGAAGGTCTGAACGGTCGGTTGTCATGGTTCGAGTGTGTTTTAAGAGAGGTTGATTGTCGGACGGATTACTTCAATAAAAGTATTCCAATCAGTCTTTTTAACCATTTATTAGGGATATTTAACTAACCACGTTCCCGTCGGGCTATCTCAGAACAGCTAACCAATGAGCCGGTAGATCGAGAACATCCATTGGTTAGCCAAACGAGAGTGAATCAATAGCATATCACATCCGCCAATCGGGAGGCGATATTATATCCTCGACTTGACTCGGATCAAGAGACACTTCTGCTTGTTCACGCCCGGATTCCCGTGCAAGCTGAACATAGGACATTTCGTCCATCTTCTCTTTCATCACATCCTCGCCGTATTCATCCTGTATGTTCTCCATGAGAATCTGCGCACCTTCAATCGAGAGATCACTTTCATCAATCATCCGATCAAACGGCTCCTCGCCTTGCTCTACTGATTCCGGGTCTATCGGTCCCGAGTTTACCGTTCCGGGGTCTACCGAACCCGGTTCTA
Proteins encoded:
- a CDS encoding carboxypeptidase-like regulatory domain-containing protein, with the translated sequence MAAFIGLVTIAGLLAFSGLLTIPFGNSSSGTAAAYANLTEVSDPTLNIYNETRNWTIYEYNSQFVVTGKIDGEIVYLEPNGNVTQVPYFYDLRPNVRNSVLAWSSKHDQNQTRYPEPEAPSGSELESRWSTNWSVFEHNGSYVVGGKINGSVVYLYPNATYGDDPFFYENKSHAEGAIIIWESYDDQFPGSLPSVDPIPVEEVQSDLEDWDPDGSDSEPDEYHWDGIEHPDLDETDDRTESNDVTNRTGSTQNELHLLRGTVYDSNDTALSGATVHLSSSSRTITTNSSGAYEFRNISAGKHRIYVEPPNDRKLAVSDDVRFRMFENGSVAILGNPNAIYFETQDGTITDNELELVVPSKQPIRVEGQGTDIRSTIQFEQPRNADNLTVRLRGVNTLSRQITTIRGTENSTRFSIDGTQRPTNQRVRLWGVPTSENVSQSGTYRGNSPNLGVRGNLQPRNLEIDLASTLSRTEVTDNGKFKTSTIPTELNLYNLPRTHGWENEHDEGKITVPRSGTYKIAADWKMYNPYYSRSFSGSVALEVCKKNGGCSTVESINKNNIGGYKQRWGNRRGGTLEATVTVEKGDELVFSADGFGNNYVEFTDSRVGTYQGSTSSKKSVTIDGNLSPTDVEMTLTGRNSVETAYKTPGPGSSGDVWEGGYQTTEKTLFKAPEDGYYHLNIPWFIRAYTMGTWGDDIGGYASIDISIAGETVVSKDVYTMAGEEESREGTITKRVYLEQGESIDVETKARDAGYANVYSSDEGVVTKADTGRVTVSVNGETKRTSSLSAGETESISLPLESGQNTISVSTSGGSAVKYSLSRTERTGTRSPIVKLGGNKICSFNGVLKETKTCDIPAHEVSKAGIESLELKTESGPVNYTFTYEARAVPEEATVQINGQAYTYPDEFETSQENTGLSAPSGLNISELSLGANELEILTEPVDGVTTKAAASVSYDGERSQTYEPKIVVRNANDERYSKRIPMSKLVDGQLYGNVTTELPAEWFTEGENIIRVKTADSSQVYAFVEGSGLTYQYSTFEQVARTNTTSS